Proteins co-encoded in one Rhopalosiphum maidis isolate BTI-1 chromosome 2, ASM367621v3, whole genome shotgun sequence genomic window:
- the LOC113553745 gene encoding uncharacterized protein LOC113553745 has product MMTVLMSFQREVWTMTAITCVLVTVIYFAAAALDTHRPGPTGCDLGLEIYRIFIGAPTNLIFAYSCRRILTSFCLFFTLVILNAFQGSLVTFLSTPMHYPDVNTFTDLKQSNLPIRTSSISFKEILTGDPNLKSLAYRVEKWEKEEDIHNSDGKFAGFERVNVFNLEHFKDVLFIANRNNTRVLHTMNECLISYFISYVVHRL; this is encoded by the exons ATGATGACCGTATTGATGAGTTTCCAGAGAGAAGTTTGGACGATGACGGCAATCACGTGCGTACTTGTTACTGTCATATATTTCGCGGCTGCGGCGTTGGACACGCACAGGCCAGGACCCACGGGATGCGATTTAGGACTGGAAATCTACAGAATTTTCATCGGTGCGCCGACCAATCTAATTTTCGCTTACTCTTGTCGCAGGATATTGACTTCGTTTTGTCTGTTTTTTACACTAGTCATTTTGAACGCATTCCAG GGATCACTAGTGACGTTCTTGAGCACACCGATGCACTATCCGGATGTCAATACATTTACCGATCTGAAACAGTCGAATTTGCCGATTCGAACATCCAGCATCAGTTTCAAGGAAATATTGACCGGAGACCCTAACTTGAAATCTCTAGCCTACCGAGTCGAGAAGTGGGAAAAAGAAGAAGACATTCATAATTCCGACGGCAAGTTCGCTGGATTTGAGCGCgttaatgttttcaatttgGAGCATTTCAAAGACGTATTATTCATCGCCAATAGGAACAACACTCGCGTACTACACACGATGAACGAGTGTCTGATATCGTACTTTATATCATACGTAGTTCATAGGTTATGA